From one Pelorhabdus rhamnosifermentans genomic stretch:
- a CDS encoding NAD(P)H-hydrate dehydratase, whose translation MKVATAQEMKQIDRKAIDMYGIPGVVLMENAGTAIVKCLEKVNGSLTGKKVIVLAGKGNNGGDGFVIARHLANHGAKVKVFLFCSQQAIAGDAKVHLAILVQMGLDIMEISGERDWDRLKIALSFADYLVDALVGTGFHGRLSATLEQAVSFMNQSGKPIYAVDIPSGVQGNDGQVTTQAVKAAYTVTFGLPKPGLLIYPGADYAGKIIVDDIGVPTNLLTSGEIKQNVITALDVLERLPKRTASCHKGDMGWAFIVAGSEGFTGAAALAAQGALRSGAGKVTLGVGESIYSIAATKLTEVMVKSLPDKVGGVLTRDSLPAIQSFLAQADVLALGPGLGRDERTLSLVTELIQSVQLPLVIDADALYAVAKDPSVLGSSQALCIVTPHPGEMAALTGLTIEEIQSNRLAVARQYAAEWKSIVILKGAATIVAFPDGEVYINTTGNVGMATGGTGDVLTGMITAFIAQGCSSHDAAIIGVYLHGLAGDLLAENSPVGMTAGDLAQAIPAAVCGIYTGKKCE comes from the coding sequence GTGAAAGTTGCAACAGCGCAGGAAATGAAACAAATTGACCGCAAGGCCATAGATATGTACGGCATTCCCGGTGTTGTTTTGATGGAAAACGCCGGAACGGCTATAGTGAAGTGCTTGGAAAAAGTCAATGGATCACTTACTGGTAAAAAAGTTATTGTTTTAGCTGGTAAGGGTAATAATGGTGGTGATGGGTTTGTTATTGCTCGTCATTTAGCCAATCATGGTGCAAAAGTGAAAGTATTTTTGTTTTGTTCACAACAGGCCATAGCGGGTGATGCGAAGGTTCACTTAGCGATTTTAGTACAAATGGGCCTGGATATTATGGAGATTTCCGGTGAACGGGACTGGGATCGGCTGAAAATAGCGCTTTCTTTTGCTGATTATCTTGTCGATGCTTTAGTCGGAACGGGTTTTCATGGTCGGTTAAGTGCCACTTTGGAACAGGCCGTTTCTTTTATGAATCAATCTGGCAAGCCGATTTATGCTGTCGATATTCCGTCGGGTGTACAGGGAAATGACGGTCAAGTTACGACGCAGGCTGTGAAGGCTGCTTATACCGTTACCTTTGGACTGCCCAAGCCAGGGCTGCTTATTTATCCTGGGGCCGATTATGCGGGGAAAATTATTGTTGATGATATTGGAGTGCCGACCAATCTTTTGACGAGTGGAGAAATTAAGCAGAATGTGATTACTGCACTTGATGTACTCGAAAGGCTTCCGAAACGTACGGCATCCTGTCATAAAGGCGATATGGGCTGGGCTTTTATTGTTGCAGGATCGGAAGGCTTTACGGGTGCTGCCGCACTGGCTGCTCAAGGGGCGCTGCGTTCTGGCGCGGGCAAGGTTACGCTGGGTGTAGGAGAAAGTATTTATAGTATTGCTGCAACGAAGTTGACGGAAGTTATGGTGAAGTCGCTGCCTGATAAGGTAGGCGGAGTTTTAACACGCGATTCTTTACCTGCTATTCAATCCTTTCTGGCTCAGGCCGATGTGCTTGCCCTTGGACCCGGCCTGGGGCGTGATGAAAGAACGCTATCACTTGTTACCGAATTAATCCAGTCTGTTCAGTTGCCTTTGGTGATTGATGCCGATGCCTTATATGCTGTGGCAAAGGATCCATCTGTGCTCGGTTCAAGTCAGGCTCTTTGTATTGTTACACCCCATCCAGGTGAGATGGCGGCACTCACAGGCCTTACGATTGAAGAAATTCAGTCCAATCGATTGGCTGTGGCCAGGCAGTATGCGGCGGAATGGAAAAGTATAGTTATTTTAAAAGGTGCGGCAACAATCGTTGCCTTTCCTGATGGAGAAGTATATATTAATACTACAGGGAATGTTGGTATGGCGACAGGTGGAACAGGCGATGTTTTGACTGGAATGATTACGGCTTTTATTGCACAAGGCTGTTCGAGTCATGATGCGGCGATTATCGGCGTCTATTTGCATGGTTTAGCAGGAGATTTATTAGCTGAAAATAGTCCCGTTGGTATGACTGCGGGCGATTTGGCACAGGCTATTCCAGCGGCTGTTTGTGGTATTTATACAGGCAAAAAATGCGAATGA
- the acpS gene encoding holo-ACP synthase, with translation MIVGIGMDLIEIERIQAAIAKKAFITRVFTPREQAYCDSRKTGRSSSYAARFAGKEAVLKALGTGLIKGTLQEIEILPDALGAPVVTLSGTFAKIAAKKNITKIYISLTHARQYAAAQVVCWGGNNSESCNSAGNETN, from the coding sequence GTGATTGTGGGAATTGGCATGGATTTGATTGAAATTGAACGTATTCAGGCGGCAATTGCAAAGAAGGCATTTATTACCCGTGTATTTACGCCTCGTGAACAGGCTTATTGTGATAGTCGCAAAACAGGGCGCAGTTCTTCTTATGCGGCGCGGTTTGCCGGGAAAGAAGCTGTATTAAAGGCACTTGGAACAGGGCTTATTAAAGGAACCTTGCAGGAAATTGAAATATTGCCGGATGCCTTGGGGGCTCCTGTTGTTACGCTAAGTGGAACCTTTGCTAAAATTGCTGCTAAAAAAAATATTACTAAAATTTATATATCTTTGACTCATGCCAGGCAATATGCTGCGGCACAAGTCGTTTGTTGGGGAGGAAATAACAGTGAAAGTTGCAACAGCGCAGGAAATGAAACAAATTGA
- the splB gene encoding spore photoproduct lyase, which produces MQPFVPKQAYFEPEALDYPLGVEIYEKLSDLSVPIRMTSSHNRITGITGSTVQKSYQEAKRTLVVGVRRTLNFQTCKPSAHFQLPLNTGCSSMCEYCYLMTTLGKKPYLRAYVNIDEVLERVTTYIQERTPEVTIFEGAATSDPIPTEYLTGLLKRTIGFFGSQPLGRFRFVTKHSQVDSLLNVPHGGHTRFRFTLNADSLIARYEHLTPPLSERITAAAKVAKAGYPLGFIIAPIFYYPLWKSDYYAMFEELAKTLPPVSEPITFEFISHRFTKRAKSNIEELFPMTQLPLEESERMFKFGQFGYGKYLYPAELRREMEAFCRDLAGRFFPTAKIEYFV; this is translated from the coding sequence ATGCAACCGTTTGTGCCTAAACAGGCCTATTTTGAACCGGAAGCCCTTGACTATCCGTTGGGTGTCGAGATTTATGAGAAACTTAGTGATTTATCTGTACCGATTCGGATGACCTCTTCTCATAATCGGATCACAGGGATTACGGGGAGTACGGTCCAAAAGTCTTATCAGGAGGCGAAACGGACGTTGGTAGTGGGTGTGAGACGGACGCTGAATTTCCAAACGTGTAAACCGTCGGCTCATTTTCAATTGCCCCTTAATACGGGGTGTTCCAGCATGTGTGAGTACTGTTATCTTATGACAACGCTTGGCAAGAAACCGTACTTACGGGCCTATGTCAATATTGACGAAGTGCTGGAAAGAGTAACAACCTATATTCAGGAACGAACGCCTGAAGTGACTATTTTTGAAGGAGCGGCTACATCAGATCCGATACCCACGGAGTATCTAACAGGGCTTCTGAAGCGTACGATTGGCTTTTTTGGCAGCCAGCCCCTTGGACGATTCCGTTTTGTTACCAAGCATAGTCAAGTTGATTCTTTGCTAAACGTTCCTCATGGCGGACACACACGGTTTCGATTTACCCTTAATGCGGATTCGCTGATTGCTCGTTATGAGCATTTAACGCCGCCGCTTTCAGAGCGTATAACAGCTGCGGCCAAGGTAGCCAAAGCGGGTTATCCTTTAGGATTTATTATTGCACCCATTTTTTATTACCCATTGTGGAAGTCTGATTATTATGCTATGTTTGAAGAACTAGCGAAAACACTTCCACCTGTTTCGGAACCGATTACCTTTGAATTTATCAGTCATCGTTTTACAAAACGGGCCAAGAGTAATATTGAGGAATTGTTTCCTATGACACAGCTTCCACTTGAGGAAAGTGAACGAATGTTTAAATTCGGTCAGTTCGGTTATGGCAAGTATTTGTATCCGGCTGAATTGCGCCGAGAAATGGAAGCGTTTTGTCGCGACTTAGCAGGTCGGTTTTTTCCTACGGCAAAGATTGAGTATTTTGTCTAA
- a CDS encoding RMD1 family protein produces MTQSNFKALVLSSEINLGKIARHFGMNQKFKWEDLLLLDEQSLKGLLREPDGKMVYIFHFGAMVFVNFEHHQMMDVISYIKQIEKSVNVTNPFEFSDDYRLEITLDEDPAINNDTMITAESHEGQGEIIATVLAKSVALEKIEADIDILLDDIEEVVQFLEQGKLNVSDDKLAKMSAKILGYKFNTISYIRLLDKPDITWVNESASQLFVELSTLFELDDRYKNIRHKSETLMDITEVFSGLTHARRGNRLEWAVIILIAIEILLSLYTMFFQK; encoded by the coding sequence ATGACTCAATCAAATTTTAAGGCCTTAGTGTTGAGCAGTGAAATTAACTTGGGGAAGATCGCGCGGCACTTTGGAATGAATCAGAAGTTTAAATGGGAAGACCTTTTGCTGTTAGACGAGCAATCCCTCAAGGGCTTATTAAGGGAGCCTGATGGCAAGATGGTCTATATCTTTCACTTCGGAGCCATGGTTTTTGTTAACTTTGAACACCATCAGATGATGGATGTCATTAGTTATATTAAGCAGATTGAAAAAAGCGTCAATGTTACGAATCCCTTTGAATTTAGTGATGATTATCGCTTGGAAATTACTTTGGATGAAGACCCGGCTATTAACAATGATACGATGATAACGGCTGAGAGTCACGAGGGCCAGGGAGAAATCATTGCCACTGTGCTTGCAAAATCAGTGGCTTTAGAAAAGATTGAAGCAGATATTGATATATTGCTTGATGATATCGAAGAGGTTGTCCAGTTTTTGGAACAGGGCAAATTGAATGTATCGGATGATAAGCTGGCGAAAATGTCGGCAAAAATTTTAGGTTATAAATTTAATACGATTTCTTACATAAGGCTGCTTGATAAGCCGGATATCACGTGGGTTAACGAAAGTGCCAGTCAGCTGTTTGTAGAATTAAGTACATTGTTTGAACTGGATGATCGCTATAAAAACATTCGCCATAAATCAGAAACACTGATGGATATTACGGAAGTCTTTTCCGGACTGACTCATGCGAGACGCGGCAATCGCTTGGAGTGGGCAGTCATTATTCTTATTGCCATTGAAATTTTGTTATCTCTTTATACTATGTTCTTTCAGAAATAA
- a CDS encoding thioredoxin domain-containing protein encodes MSDKRPNKLINEKSPYLLQHAYNPVNWYPWGEEAFAKAKAEDKPVFLSVGYSTCHWCHVMERESFEDVEVAEILNKHFVAIKVDREERPDIDHIYMEVCQAMTGRGGWPLTVVMTPEQKPFFVGTYFPKISREGYPGLMQLLTVLAEHWRENRQNVIAEMGEFHKVLSKQRFKIGHLSQATLDKAYENLAREFDAVNGGFGFAPKFPMPHQLFFLLRYYALTGKKQALVMVQTTLDAMSRGGIYDQLGFGFSRYSVDPEWHAPHFEKMLYDNALLAYAYIEAFEVTHEPRYQQIAEQIFTYLQRDMLDKTGTFYSAEDADSEGVEGKFYLWSRAEIIRLLGSDGELFADFYSATSQGNFETDANILYLTKQGFEEFALSHQVTPTELHGKLAAGREKLWQQREQRVHPHKDDKILLGWNALLIAVLAKGARVFDEPRYLELAEQTWQSLQTLLKRPDGRWLARYREGEAAYLAYLDDYAYLCWALIELYGASLDVDVIAEASQLAEQVLVLFGDQKHGGFFFYGQDGEKLLRRPKEYGDGALPSGNSVMAWCLAKLYRLTQQPQWKTELDKLLKEVPGEVADYPHGYSFLLQALLYQSQPPQQAIIAGWRRQDESEAMLKVCREKYAPFLDVILIDEQDRQKTEELFPQTLDYPLLDNQVTAYVCEDYQCQLPVHHKEELERILVTVSSRDK; translated from the coding sequence ATGTCTGATAAAAGACCTAATAAATTGATAAACGAGAAGAGTCCGTACCTACTTCAGCACGCGTATAATCCGGTGAATTGGTATCCGTGGGGTGAAGAGGCGTTTGCGAAGGCGAAGGCAGAAGACAAGCCTGTGTTTTTGAGTGTCGGCTATAGTACGTGCCATTGGTGCCATGTGATGGAAAGGGAATCTTTCGAAGATGTTGAGGTTGCAGAAATTTTGAATAAGCATTTTGTTGCCATTAAGGTAGATCGGGAAGAACGACCGGATATTGATCATATTTATATGGAAGTCTGTCAGGCGATGACAGGACGAGGCGGCTGGCCGCTAACGGTTGTCATGACGCCGGAACAAAAACCGTTTTTCGTTGGAACGTATTTTCCGAAAATAAGCCGGGAAGGGTATCCTGGTCTGATGCAGCTACTCACGGTGTTAGCGGAACATTGGCGTGAAAATAGGCAGAATGTGATTGCTGAAATGGGTGAGTTTCATAAGGTACTCAGCAAACAGCGGTTTAAAATCGGCCATCTGTCGCAAGCTACATTAGATAAGGCTTATGAGAATCTCGCGCGCGAATTCGATGCAGTGAATGGCGGTTTTGGTTTCGCGCCGAAGTTTCCGATGCCGCATCAACTGTTTTTTTTACTGCGCTACTATGCTTTGACAGGTAAAAAACAAGCCCTTGTCATGGTTCAAACGACACTGGATGCCATGAGTCGCGGCGGAATTTATGATCAACTGGGGTTCGGGTTTTCCCGTTATAGTGTCGATCCAGAGTGGCATGCGCCGCATTTTGAAAAAATGCTGTATGATAATGCCTTGCTTGCCTACGCCTATATTGAAGCTTTTGAAGTGACGCATGAGCCTCGTTATCAACAAATTGCGGAACAAATTTTTACTTATCTCCAGCGGGACATGCTCGATAAGACAGGGACCTTTTATTCGGCGGAAGATGCTGATTCGGAAGGCGTGGAAGGAAAATTTTATTTATGGAGCCGCGCGGAAATCATTCGTCTGCTCGGGAGTGATGGCGAGCTATTTGCTGATTTTTATAGTGCTACTTCCCAAGGAAACTTTGAAACGGATGCCAATATTCTTTACTTAACGAAGCAAGGGTTTGAGGAGTTTGCACTATCTCATCAGGTGACTCCGACAGAGCTTCACGGTAAGCTAGCCGCAGGTCGAGAAAAGCTGTGGCAGCAGCGGGAGCAGCGTGTTCATCCTCATAAAGATGATAAAATTTTGCTTGGCTGGAATGCGTTGTTGATTGCGGTACTCGCCAAAGGGGCCAGGGTGTTTGATGAACCGCGCTATCTGGAGCTGGCTGAACAAACGTGGCAATCATTACAGACGCTGTTAAAGCGTCCGGACGGGCGCTGGCTGGCTCGTTATCGTGAGGGGGAGGCCGCTTATTTGGCGTACCTTGATGATTATGCCTATCTTTGCTGGGCCTTGATTGAATTGTATGGCGCATCGCTTGATGTGGATGTTATAGCTGAAGCCAGTCAATTAGCGGAGCAAGTGCTGGTCTTGTTTGGTGATCAGAAACACGGCGGTTTCTTCTTTTATGGTCAAGATGGTGAGAAATTGCTCAGACGTCCCAAAGAATATGGCGATGGCGCTTTGCCTTCAGGGAACTCTGTTATGGCTTGGTGCTTAGCGAAGCTTTATCGATTGACGCAGCAACCACAATGGAAAACTGAATTGGACAAACTACTCAAAGAAGTTCCAGGTGAAGTTGCAGACTATCCTCATGGCTATTCGTTTTTGCTTCAGGCCCTGCTTTATCAGTCGCAGCCGCCGCAGCAGGCCATTATAGCTGGCTGGAGACGGCAGGATGAATCAGAAGCTATGCTGAAAGTCTGCCGGGAAAAATATGCTCCTTTTTTAGATGTTATTTTGATTGACGAACAGGATCGGCAGAAAACAGAAGAGCTTTTTCCGCAGACGCTAGACTATCCTCTCCTCGATAATCAAGTGACAGCTTATGTTTGTGAAGATTATCAGTGCCAGCTTCCCGTACATCATAAGGAGGAGCTTGAACGTATCCTTGTTACTGTTAGTTCGAGGGACAAATGA
- a CDS encoding recombinase family protein has protein sequence MIKKRMRQGKVAGAKKGMWTNGRPPYPYVYNSPTKQVEVDAEKAKVYRAIVDKYLLGMSSQEISVWLNRKCIAPPYSGKRNKYGWSHVTVYRLLISEIHLGYVIYGKTCKHRGVAQLVDKEDWIKVRGEHEQLKTEEEHEKIMARIAQNAIIPRKCRAGILPLSGLLYCSKCGRRMQFKRSVTKSGKYWTAMCVYTYPDGTKCEQVGRKLDDAFYKALYQKIIRIDKQTLELVEETNEQCQELEALLEVKQ, from the coding sequence ATGATTAAAAAGCGTATGAGGCAGGGGAAGGTTGCAGGCGCTAAGAAAGGCATGTGGACAAATGGTAGACCACCTTACCCCTATGTATATAATTCACCTACTAAACAGGTAGAGGTAGATGCTGAGAAAGCAAAAGTATATCGAGCCATTGTCGATAAATATCTCTTAGGTATGAGTTCTCAGGAAATATCAGTATGGCTTAATCGTAAGTGCATTGCCCCTCCTTATAGCGGGAAACGTAATAAATATGGTTGGTCACACGTTACTGTATATCGATTATTGATCAGTGAGATACATTTGGGTTATGTAATTTATGGTAAAACATGTAAACATCGTGGTGTTGCTCAATTGGTAGATAAGGAAGACTGGATCAAGGTCAGGGGTGAGCATGAGCAATTAAAAACGGAAGAAGAGCATGAAAAAATAATGGCTAGAATCGCACAAAATGCGATTATCCCTCGGAAGTGTCGAGCAGGTATATTACCGTTGTCAGGATTATTATATTGTTCGAAATGTGGTAGACGGATGCAGTTTAAGCGTAGCGTGACGAAATCAGGAAAGTATTGGACAGCAATGTGTGTCTATACCTATCCTGACGGTACGAAATGTGAACAGGTAGGTCGGAAGCTGGATGATGCTTTTTATAAGGCTTTGTACCAGAAGATAATTAGGATTGATAAGCAGACTCTAGAACTGGTAGAGGAAACGAATGAGCAATGCCAAGAGCTTGAAGCATTACTTGAGGTGAAGCAGTGA
- a CDS encoding recombinase family protein, with protein MNEQDNIKHVAIYLRKSRDEGEYDDVLSKHRDTLVAIAEARNWTYKLYEEIGSGESIAKRKKMQQLLIQVDNGMFDGVLVMDIDRLGRGEHADWAEICKAFLCAETYVITPQKIYDLSQEQDEMLFDF; from the coding sequence ATGAATGAACAGGATAATATTAAACATGTGGCAATTTATTTACGTAAGTCGCGTGACGAGGGAGAATATGATGATGTTCTCTCCAAACATCGTGATACTTTGGTAGCTATTGCTGAAGCGCGGAACTGGACGTATAAACTTTACGAAGAAATTGGTTCTGGTGAGAGCATAGCCAAACGTAAAAAGATGCAACAGCTATTAATCCAAGTTGACAATGGCATGTTTGATGGCGTACTTGTTATGGATATTGATAGGCTAGGACGTGGGGAACACGCTGATTGGGCTGAAATATGTAAAGCCTTTCTTTGTGCAGAAACCTATGTTATTACGCCACAAAAAATATATGATTTATCCCAAGAGCAAGATGAAATGTTATTTGATTTTTAA
- a CDS encoding DUF3887 domain-containing protein: MRWRLTTCLVAFLMCLMIFSVCSAKQPSSTDVRPFADPMMENILMAMNEDNYPNFSRDFNDEMKIALSEEKYKEKVTPIKEKVGLYITNTKEYLGYEVKNERVIVRYKAKFTQEPEDVIVKVVFTEQGDKEYISGFWLNSPKLRTQ; encoded by the coding sequence ATGAGGTGGCGCTTAACTACCTGCTTGGTTGCGTTTTTGATGTGTCTAATGATTTTTTCTGTCTGTAGCGCAAAACAGCCAAGTTCGACAGATGTGAGACCATTTGCTGATCCAATGATGGAAAACATATTAATGGCAATGAATGAAGATAATTATCCAAACTTTTCTAGGGACTTTAATGACGAGATGAAAATTGCGTTGTCTGAAGAGAAATATAAAGAGAAGGTCACTCCGATAAAGGAAAAAGTTGGGCTTTATATAACTAATACTAAAGAATATCTAGGTTATGAAGTAAAAAATGAAAGAGTGATTGTCAGGTATAAAGCTAAATTTACGCAAGAACCTGAGGATGTAATTGTTAAAGTTGTTTTCACAGAGCAAGGAGATAAAGAATACATTTCGGGATTCTGGTTGAATTCCCCTAAATTGCGTACTCAATAG
- a CDS encoding GNAT family N-acetyltransferase: protein MDCQKPADMFAIVLGEKAIGTISLSHQNTINHTARIGYWLGSAYWNKGYASKAFQLILDQAKKREINMYLQQLEKKI from the coding sequence ATGGATTGCCAAAAACCAGCAGATATGTTCGCTATTGTCTTAGGGGAAAAAGCAATAGGGACTATATCTCTAAGCCATCAGAATACAATCAACCATACAGCACGAATTGGTTATTGGTTGGGTAGCGCATATTGGAATAAGGGGTATGCAAGTAAGGCTTTTCAGCTTATTCTTGACCAAGCGAAAAAAAGAGAAATCAATATGTATCTTCAACAATTAGAAAAGAAAATATAG
- a CDS encoding pyridoxamine 5'-phosphate oxidase family protein gives MQQKLIKNDSLTARVYFETNYVWSQIKKISRVFERKRKIKGIKMKDVEKTIGNLIDKVGVSFIGSIDSEGFPNMKAMLPPRKREGIKYIYFTTNTSSMRVSQYKENPKASIYFCDKRFFRGVMLKGTMEVLEDSDSKNMIWREGDTMYYPLGLTDPDYCVLRFTAHKGRFYSNFKSEDFDINDIQCVH, from the coding sequence TTGCAACAGAAGCTAATAAAAAATGATTCATTAACAGCACGAGTTTATTTTGAAACGAATTATGTTTGGTCACAAATAAAGAAGATATCAAGAGTATTTGAAAGAAAACGTAAGATTAAGGGGATTAAGATGAAGGATGTAGAAAAAACGATAGGTAACTTAATTGATAAAGTGGGCGTTTCGTTTATTGGATCTATAGATAGCGAAGGATTTCCAAATATGAAGGCTATGTTGCCGCCAAGAAAAAGAGAAGGAATTAAGTATATTTACTTTACTACAAATACTTCGTCTATGAGAGTAAGTCAGTATAAAGAAAACCCAAAAGCAAGTATATATTTCTGTGATAAACGATTTTTCAGAGGGGTAATGTTAAAGGGGACGATGGAAGTACTTGAAGATAGTGATTCTAAAAACATGATTTGGCGTGAGGGAGATACAATGTATTATCCCTTAGGTCTAACAGATCCTGATTATTGCGTTTTAAGATTCACAGCACATAAAGGACGATTTTATAGCAATTTTAAATCAGAAGATTTTGATATCAATGACATACAATGTGTTCATTGA
- a CDS encoding cupin domain-containing protein — translation MAKLKGEFVWHHHDDEDELFFIVKGTLLIKFKDKDVLLKEGEFIVIPKGVEHLPVADQEVQVMLIEPKTTLNTGNVVNERTVENLNRI, via the coding sequence TTGGCCAAATTAAAAGGAGAATTTGTTTGGCATCATCATGACGACGAGGATGAGCTGTTCTTTATTGTAAAAGGAACATTATTAATAAAGTTCAAGGATAAAGATGTTTTGTTGAAAGAAGGTGAATTTATTGTTATTCCAAAAGGCGTTGAGCATCTTCCTGTTGCAGATCAAGAAGTACAGGTGATGCTTATCGAACCTAAAACAACTTTAAATACTGGTAATGTAGTAAATGAGAGAACAGTTGAAAATTTGAATAGAATATAG
- a CDS encoding DUF2000 domain-containing protein → MAFEKKIVIILRNDLLTWQKLNIAAFLMSGISGTQDIIGEPYRDADGINYLPMSQQPIMIYSADGEQIKKILKKALNKEVDMSIYTEEIFKTYNDEDNRAKVAEYKTDDLNIVGIGMIGKKNHVDRLVKGLSLHE, encoded by the coding sequence ATGGCATTTGAGAAGAAAATTGTGATTATACTTAGAAACGATCTTTTAACTTGGCAAAAGCTTAATATTGCAGCCTTTTTGATGAGTGGAATTAGCGGTACTCAAGACATCATTGGTGAGCCGTATAGAGATGCTGATGGTATAAACTATCTCCCCATGTCGCAGCAGCCGATCATGATTTACTCGGCGGACGGTGAACAGATAAAAAAAATATTGAAGAAAGCTCTCAATAAAGAGGTTGATATGAGTATTTATACAGAAGAAATCTTTAAAACTTACAATGATGAGGACAATCGTGCCAAGGTTGCAGAATATAAGACGGATGATTTAAACATTGTAGGGATTGGGATGATAGGTAAGAAAAATCATGTCGATAGATTGGTCAAGGGACTTAGTCTACACGAGTAA
- a CDS encoding AraC family transcriptional regulator yields the protein MEQFIYKKWDGITALSASFTDFAYKKHCHEEYAFGVTLSGVQQYHLDGSLELSYPHGVMLFNSEQTHDGMAQDKTGLKYVMLYVEPDFFMELLGRKEFVRFSSPVVYDYRLEQSILSLSNAILSASDESLCSELFVSFANNFTEVGLNTAYKKEDAHTQIAKEMIYYSLENVLKLDDICKELNISKFKFIRSFKANTGLSPYQYFLNCKVSLAKRLIEKNRDIYSAVTDCGFVDITHLNRNFKKIYGTTAYEYLKLI from the coding sequence ATGGAACAGTTTATATATAAAAAATGGGACGGGATTACCGCATTGTCAGCGAGCTTTACCGATTTTGCCTACAAAAAGCATTGTCATGAAGAATATGCGTTTGGCGTAACTCTGTCCGGTGTTCAGCAGTATCATTTAGATGGGAGTTTGGAATTGTCTTATCCACATGGAGTTATGCTTTTCAATTCCGAACAAACGCACGATGGCATGGCACAAGATAAAACAGGGCTTAAGTATGTAATGCTGTATGTTGAACCTGACTTTTTTATGGAATTACTTGGAAGAAAAGAATTCGTCCGGTTCTCTTCTCCCGTTGTTTACGACTACAGACTAGAGCAAAGTATATTAAGCCTATCTAATGCAATACTAAGTGCTTCGGATGAATCGCTATGCAGTGAATTGTTTGTATCGTTTGCAAATAATTTTACAGAAGTTGGTTTAAATACGGCATATAAAAAAGAGGATGCGCATACCCAAATAGCTAAGGAAATGATTTATTACAGTTTAGAAAATGTACTGAAGCTGGATGACATTTGTAAAGAACTTAATATATCAAAATTCAAATTTATAAGATCTTTTAAAGCTAATACGGGTCTTTCTCCCTATCAGTATTTTTTGAATTGTAAAGTGTCACTTGCGAAGCGATTAATAGAAAAGAACAGAGATATCTATTCAGCGGTAACTGATTGTGGCTTTGTTGATATAACTCATTTGAACAGAAATTTTAAAAAAATCTATGGAACCACTGCATACGAATATTTGAAATTAATCTGA
- a CDS encoding LysE family translocator codes for MEFTALHMTSLLVYCIIVTFTPGPTNIVILSGVCNFGTKKTLEYVYGATIAFVILLTGSVMLSSMFMMAIPKILLAMQAIGCVYMLYLAYQIYNAGEANLDADQAVTFKGGFMMQLVNPKVILFTMTVIPSFVMPYDTSTVGLSIAVAVVTIIASLAMMTWVLFGTIFKEFLQEYQKPVNLVMSVFLVYSAIMISGVFDIFKG; via the coding sequence ATGGAGTTCACGGCTTTGCATATGACATCTTTATTGGTATATTGCATCATAGTCACGTTTACCCCCGGGCCTACCAACATTGTCATCTTGTCAGGAGTCTGTAATTTTGGAACAAAGAAGACGCTGGAATATGTATACGGTGCAACTATAGCTTTTGTTATACTACTTACCGGTTCCGTTATGCTAAGCAGCATGTTTATGATGGCTATTCCGAAAATTCTGCTTGCTATGCAGGCAATCGGTTGTGTGTATATGCTATACCTCGCTTATCAAATATACAATGCAGGGGAAGCGAATTTGGACGCAGACCAAGCCGTTACCTTCAAGGGCGGTTTTATGATGCAACTCGTAAATCCTAAGGTTATACTATTTACGATGACGGTTATCCCGAGCTTTGTCATGCCGTACGATACCTCGACGGTCGGGCTATCGATAGCTGTCGCGGTCGTTACAATTATCGCGTCTTTAGCAATGATGACTTGGGTGCTGTTCGGAACAATTTTTAAAGAGTTTTTGCAAGAATATCAAAAACCTGTTAATCTGGTTATGAGTGTTTTCTTAGTTTACTCCGCAATCATGATTTCAGGGGTGTTCGACATATTTAAGGGGTGA